In Thiospirochaeta perfilievii, a single window of DNA contains:
- a CDS encoding SDR family oxidoreductase, which translates to MEEKDIDKCIDTLEYLLENDEFYVTLGEKRQIALMKLAGRISHPDVYTLKNRRKIKKRLKKQEIVAIERKARAATGIRVAREDDVFSAPLLLTDDSIVNRDDLILNSPRNCYVCKAEYTQMHFFYDSMCPKCAELNYQKRFQTADLTGQVAVITGSRLKIGYHATLMMLRAGATVIATTRFPVDSATRFSKESDFNVWGHRLHIYGLDLRHTPSVEIFCSHIEQTFDRLDILINNAAQTVRRPPGFYSHMMENEMKPFSEFSDGVQMLLHNFEVCNDKINSISNNSPDPESSLPVNWNTKLPGIGLRESAKLSQIPYSYDDALSTEEIFPTGQLDVDLQQVDLRTTNSWRLKLGEVNTSEMLEVQLVNTIAPFVLCNQLTPLMKRDNTGKKHIINVSAMEGKFKRFKKEARHPHTNMAKAALNMLTHTSSRELADYGIFMNAVDTGWVTDEDPAQLSKLKEDLHDFQPPLDIVDGAARVMDPLFDGINRGEHWCGKFLKDYFPIDW; encoded by the coding sequence GTGGAAGAGAAAGATATTGATAAATGTATAGATACTCTAGAGTATCTATTGGAAAATGATGAGTTTTATGTAACTTTAGGTGAAAAGAGGCAGATAGCTCTTATGAAACTTGCAGGAAGAATTTCTCACCCAGATGTATATACTCTTAAAAATAGACGAAAAATAAAAAAAAGACTAAAAAAACAAGAAATTGTAGCTATAGAGAGAAAAGCAAGAGCTGCAACAGGTATTAGGGTAGCAAGGGAGGACGATGTCTTTTCAGCACCTCTTTTATTAACTGATGATTCTATTGTTAATAGGGATGATCTAATTTTAAACTCACCAAGAAACTGTTACGTATGCAAGGCTGAGTATACCCAGATGCACTTTTTTTACGACTCAATGTGTCCTAAGTGTGCAGAGTTAAATTATCAAAAACGTTTTCAAACAGCCGACCTTACTGGCCAAGTTGCTGTAATTACCGGTTCTAGGTTAAAAATCGGTTACCACGCCACACTTATGATGTTAAGGGCTGGAGCTACTGTTATAGCTACTACAAGATTCCCTGTTGATTCAGCAACTAGATTCTCTAAGGAGAGTGACTTTAATGTTTGGGGGCACAGGTTGCATATTTATGGCTTAGACCTAAGACATACTCCTAGTGTTGAAATATTTTGTAGCCATATAGAGCAGACTTTTGATAGATTGGATATACTAATTAATAACGCGGCTCAAACAGTAAGAAGACCTCCAGGTTTTTACTCCCATATGATGGAAAATGAGATGAAACCATTTTCAGAATTTTCCGATGGAGTCCAGATGCTTCTTCACAACTTTGAGGTTTGTAATGATAAAATAAACTCAATCTCTAACAATAGCCCAGACCCTGAGAGTTCTCTTCCTGTTAACTGGAATACAAAACTTCCTGGAATTGGCTTAAGGGAGTCTGCTAAGTTATCCCAGATTCCATACTCCTATGATGATGCACTATCCACTGAGGAGATTTTTCCTACTGGTCAATTAGATGTAGATCTTCAGCAGGTTGACCTAAGAACAACCAATAGCTGGAGATTAAAACTAGGTGAGGTTAATACTTCAGAGATGCTTGAGGTACAACTAGTCAATACAATTGCACCCTTTGTATTGTGTAACCAATTAACACCACTTATGAAGAGGGATAATACTGGTAAAAAACATATTATTAATGTTTCTGCTATGGAAGGTAAGTTTAAACGCTTTAAGAAAGAGGCAAGACACCCCCATACAAATATGGCAAAAGCAGCACTGAATATGCTAACCCATACATCTTCAAGGGAGTTAGCTGACTATGGAATCTTTATGAATGCTGTTGATACAGGTTGGGTTACAGATGAAGATCCTGCTCAGTTATCAAAGTTGAAGGAAGATTTACATGATTTCCAGCCACCATTGGATATTGTAGATGGTGCAGCTAGGGTTATGGATCCGCTTTTTGATGGTATTAATAGAGGTGAACACTGGTGTGGTAAGTTTCTTAAGGACTACTTTCCAATAGATTGGTAA
- a CDS encoding bacteriohemerythrin yields the protein MEWTSIYKTGIDFIDVQHKRLFDEITKLKKLEQNSRETNREVYRILNFLEEYIIIHFSEEEAYMDKIGYDDIISHKSIHSNFIKEFDTLKNRLDSDGNYNPVQLFFFLIKWLQQHIAIEDQKYVNYQSIGK from the coding sequence GTGGAGTGGACAAGTATATATAAGACAGGAATTGATTTTATAGATGTACAACATAAAAGGCTTTTTGACGAAATTACTAAGTTAAAAAAGCTTGAGCAAAATTCTAGGGAGACAAATAGGGAAGTCTATAGAATATTAAACTTTCTAGAAGAGTACATTATTATACACTTTTCAGAAGAGGAAGCTTATATGGATAAGATAGGTTATGATGACATTATCTCTCACAAATCAATTCATTCAAATTTCATTAAAGAGTTTGATACTCTTAAAAATAGATTAGATAGTGATGGGAACTATAATCCAGTACAGTTATTCTTTTTTCTAATAAAATGGCTTCAACAGCATATTGCCATTGAAGACCAAAAATATGTTAATTACCAATCTATTGGAAAGTAG
- a CDS encoding pyridoxamine kinase, whose product MLFKAQRVAAIHDLSGFGRSSLTVVIPLFSKMNIQVCPLPTALLSTHGAFENGTYLDLTDQMIPIMDHWDRLGLKFDAIYSGFLGSASQIDIVIDFIKRFSKNRPLVVVDPVMGDGGKIYSIIDSGIIDKMVKLVKNADIITPNTTEAAALLKRDYSPELSVDEAKDLLKELSLLGPNIVVLTSIHFKDGKGRYTGAYDKLSGEYFFDQCEYIPQDYSGTGDAFTTLLIGSLLKGYNLKQSLSHSLGFIESSLKFTYSMGIDPNDGINLEKPEINF is encoded by the coding sequence ATGCTATTTAAGGCTCAACGTGTAGCGGCAATACATGATCTATCAGGTTTTGGTAGGTCATCTTTAACCGTTGTTATTCCCCTTTTTTCAAAAATGAATATTCAGGTGTGTCCTCTACCTACAGCACTTTTATCAACCCATGGAGCCTTTGAAAATGGAACATATCTAGATCTAACGGATCAAATGATCCCAATAATGGATCATTGGGACAGACTAGGCTTAAAGTTTGATGCCATATATTCCGGTTTTTTAGGTTCTGCTTCACAAATTGATATAGTCATTGATTTTATAAAGAGGTTTAGTAAAAATAGACCATTAGTTGTTGTTGATCCTGTAATGGGAGATGGTGGTAAAATATACTCTATAATCGATTCAGGTATAATAGACAAAATGGTTAAACTTGTAAAAAATGCTGATATTATTACACCAAATACTACAGAAGCTGCAGCTCTGCTAAAAAGAGATTACTCCCCTGAGTTGAGTGTAGATGAGGCAAAGGATCTGTTAAAAGAGTTATCTCTTCTAGGACCTAATATTGTAGTTTTAACTAGTATACATTTTAAAGATGGTAAGGGTAGATATACCGGAGCCTATGATAAGTTAAGTGGCGAATATTTTTTTGACCAGTGTGAGTATATCCCCCAGGATTATTCAGGAACTGGAGATGCCTTTACAACACTTTTAATTGGATCTCTTTTAAAGGGGTATAATTTAAAACAGTCCCTATCCCATAGCCTAGGCTTTATTGAATCATCACTAAAATTTACTTATAGTATGGGTATAGATCCAAATGATGGAATTAATTTAGAGAAACCTGAAATAAATTTCTAA
- a CDS encoding shikimate kinase produces the protein MNIVLVGMPGAGKSTIGVLLAKRVAFDFIDSDLNIQNKTGESLQETMDRDGYLRLREVEEEVLSELNVKNSVISTGGSAVYGAKAMKHLKKDGIVIFIRASLDELKNRVSNYENRGIARRPDQTFQELFDERELLYNKYADLIVDSIKGQQDSMIEEIIKALRARGLKLEHAI, from the coding sequence ATGAATATAGTTTTAGTAGGAATGCCTGGAGCTGGGAAAAGTACAATTGGGGTTCTTTTAGCTAAAAGAGTAGCCTTTGATTTTATAGACTCTGACTTAAATATTCAGAATAAAACAGGAGAGAGCCTACAAGAAACTATGGATAGGGATGGATATCTAAGACTTAGAGAAGTTGAAGAAGAAGTCCTGTCTGAGTTAAATGTTAAAAATAGTGTTATCTCCACTGGAGGCAGTGCTGTTTACGGTGCTAAGGCTATGAAACATTTAAAAAAAGATGGAATAGTCATTTTTATTAGGGCATCCTTAGATGAACTTAAAAATCGTGTAAGTAACTATGAGAATAGGGGTATTGCTAGACGCCCTGACCAGACATTCCAAGAACTCTTTGATGAGAGGGAGCTTTTATATAATAAATATGCCGATCTAATAGTTGATTCTATTAAAGGTCAGCAAGATAGTATGATTGAGGAAATTATTAAAGCTCTAAGAGCAAGGGGATTAAAGCTGGAACATGCTATTTAA
- a CDS encoding PASTA domain-containing protein, which produces MKNIFKQLFGSKNREKIELTEEELLIREKIEKEFYFKAVWGIIASAVFIVILFAIIFFATLEGQEDTKVPNLIGLKLSEAIIELQERALYPKLTVKNSSPKEKGLIISQDISPGSVVKAGRLINITSSLGGVIDIVGSYEGQTINAVRAELQKLFSSTSSEPILIIGTPIEIVSDEPEGTILSQDPPAGTEITEVTEVTFHISKGKLESSYVVPTMKGLPFLDGLNKITQWPIRYRFTVRNRRNDENPGVIVYQTPDRGITVPWSTIVEMTMTAPEDYPSDFSFGLIELVVSNYPVSLPMKLERVNSEGDIETIFTSRTFGGPLTIPYLEKVGNKLIVTVDGKEINSFTVRQK; this is translated from the coding sequence ATGAAAAATATTTTTAAACAACTATTTGGTTCAAAGAATAGAGAAAAGATTGAGTTAACAGAAGAAGAGTTATTAATTCGAGAGAAGATTGAAAAAGAGTTTTATTTTAAGGCTGTATGGGGAATTATAGCCTCGGCAGTGTTTATTGTTATACTTTTTGCTATAATCTTTTTTGCTACTCTTGAAGGACAAGAGGATACTAAAGTTCCTAACTTAATTGGGCTTAAATTATCCGAAGCAATTATAGAGTTACAGGAACGAGCACTGTATCCTAAACTTACTGTAAAAAATAGTTCTCCAAAGGAGAAGGGACTTATTATAAGTCAAGATATATCTCCTGGGTCAGTTGTAAAAGCTGGAAGACTTATAAATATCACTTCAAGTTTAGGTGGAGTTATAGATATTGTTGGTTCCTATGAAGGGCAGACAATTAATGCTGTTAGAGCAGAGCTACAGAAGCTTTTTTCAAGCACAAGTTCAGAGCCTATTCTTATAATTGGTACACCTATTGAGATAGTAAGTGATGAACCGGAAGGAACTATTTTATCCCAAGATCCTCCTGCTGGAACGGAGATAACAGAGGTTACAGAGGTTACATTTCATATAAGTAAAGGTAAATTAGAGTCATCCTACGTGGTTCCAACAATGAAGGGACTTCCATTTTTAGATGGTCTTAATAAAATTACACAGTGGCCTATACGATACAGATTTACAGTTAGAAATAGAAGAAATGATGAAAATCCAGGTGTAATTGTTTATCAAACACCAGACAGAGGTATTACTGTTCCTTGGTCTACAATTGTTGAGATGACAATGACTGCCCCAGAGGACTATCCTTCAGATTTCTCCTTTGGCTTAATTGAGTTAGTTGTTTCAAATTATCCAGTAAGTCTACCAATGAAGTTAGAGAGAGTTAATTCTGAGGGTGATATAGAGACTATATTTACATCAAGAACTTTTGGTGGTCCATTAACAATACCTTACCTTGAGAAAGTTGGAAATAAACTAATTGTTACAGTTGATGGTAAAGAGATAAACTCATTTACAGTGAGACAAAAATAA
- the fmt gene encoding methionyl-tRNA formyltransferase has translation MRILFAGTPEIGVPSLNALVNEFDVCGVLTNPDRPQGRKKTLFPSPIKARAEELELNIFQPDRLESELYSKIKELKPDLLVCIAYGKIFKKEFLDIFPLGGVNIHPSLLPIYRGPSPLSAAILNGDKVSGISIQRLAAKMDSGNILLQEKFELSEKETTGSLTERVATMAAPYIVKVVKDIESDSVTEWEQNDDDATFCKLIMKDDGIIDWSMDSNQLLNMIRAYNPWPMAQTEFEGKGLNIIEAEASDIVGDGEPGRVLEYSKANGFLVKTGDGTIYITRLQLQSKKALDYKSFNNGVKNFVNTLLG, from the coding sequence ATGCGTATTCTCTTTGCTGGAACCCCTGAAATTGGTGTGCCTTCATTAAATGCCCTTGTAAATGAGTTTGACGTTTGTGGGGTTTTAACAAATCCTGATAGACCCCAGGGTAGAAAAAAAACACTCTTCCCATCCCCTATAAAAGCAAGGGCAGAAGAGTTAGAACTAAATATATTTCAACCCGATAGACTAGAGAGTGAACTATACAGTAAGATAAAAGAGTTAAAACCAGATCTTTTAGTTTGCATCGCCTATGGTAAAATATTTAAAAAGGAGTTTCTAGATATTTTCCCCCTAGGAGGAGTAAATATTCATCCATCTCTATTGCCAATATATAGGGGCCCTTCACCTCTTAGTGCAGCAATTTTAAATGGAGATAAAGTATCTGGAATATCTATTCAACGATTAGCAGCTAAAATGGATAGTGGAAATATTCTTCTTCAAGAAAAATTCGAGTTATCAGAAAAGGAGACAACTGGTTCGTTAACTGAGCGGGTTGCTACAATGGCTGCACCATATATTGTTAAAGTTGTTAAGGATATTGAAAGTGATTCTGTAACAGAGTGGGAACAAAATGATGATGATGCAACATTTTGTAAACTAATTATGAAGGATGATGGTATAATTGACTGGAGTATGGACTCAAATCAACTTTTAAATATGATTAGAGCATACAATCCTTGGCCAATGGCCCAGACAGAATTTGAAGGAAAAGGCTTAAATATTATTGAGGCAGAGGCCTCGGATATAGTAGGTGATGGTGAACCAGGAAGAGTTTTAGAATACTCAAAAGCAAATGGTTTTTTAGTTAAAACCGGAGATGGTACTATTTATATTACTAGGTTACAATTACAGTCTAAAAAAGCTTTAGATTATAAATCATTTAATAACGGTGTAAAGAATTTTGTAAATACACTATTGGGATAG
- the def gene encoding peptide deformylase, translating into MDMYKLGFQEEEVVLRKVAEPVTEFTPELKSFIKEMIDFMIESNGVGLAAPQVGVSKRFVVVGFEDVEPFVLINPEIIETSLEENVYEEGCLSIPGMYAKVTRPERIKVQAWNERGRPFTIDADGMLATVIQHEIDHLNGVLFIDHLQDKPKEKIVKKYKKAMGI; encoded by the coding sequence ATGGATATGTATAAATTAGGCTTCCAAGAAGAAGAAGTCGTTTTAAGAAAAGTTGCAGAACCTGTAACAGAATTTACTCCAGAATTAAAATCATTTATTAAAGAGATGATAGATTTTATGATAGAATCCAACGGTGTTGGTCTTGCTGCTCCCCAAGTTGGTGTATCAAAAAGATTTGTAGTTGTAGGATTTGAGGATGTAGAACCATTTGTTCTTATTAACCCAGAAATAATTGAAACTTCCTTAGAAGAGAATGTATATGAAGAGGGATGTTTAAGTATCCCAGGCATGTATGCCAAAGTTACCAGACCAGAAAGGATAAAAGTACAAGCTTGGAATGAGCGGGGAAGACCTTTCACCATTGATGCTGATGGAATGTTGGCAACTGTTATACAGCACGAAATAGATCATCTAAATGGCGTTCTATTTATTGATCATCTACAGGATAAACCTAAAGAAAAGATTGTAAAGAAATATAAAAAGGCTATGGGTATATAA
- the add gene encoding adenosine deaminase, translating into MDIKKSTITELQGIPKTEIHLHIEAVTTAKTVWKLINKHKLDIEGVHNIEDLENKFKVNSLSDFIDLFINVIQASYRDPEDFKLLMDDLEDYLTSNNIVYAEVFVAPTSFLKNGFIFQDIMNVLVSGADRIFKEKSIDIKFIIDVSRGFGLENAMKNLDLTLEFNHPRIIGIGLGGAEKVGNAEDFVTVFDKAREHGLHLVAHAGEDADYKSINAAVDILKVERIGHGISAMENEECMNHLKELKIPLEVCPTSNLFTKAYVQNIGSHPIKSFFDKGIFITVNSDDPTIFGSTLLEEYVLLLENEIFNKKEIGQLILNNLFATFMDKDKKDSLEIKIRETLNNKGYL; encoded by the coding sequence ATGGATATTAAAAAAAGTACTATTACTGAATTACAAGGGATACCTAAAACAGAGATTCATCTTCATATAGAAGCTGTTACTACAGCTAAAACAGTATGGAAACTTATTAATAAACATAAATTAGATATTGAAGGTGTTCATAATATTGAGGACCTAGAGAATAAATTTAAAGTTAATAGTCTTTCCGACTTTATTGATCTATTTATTAATGTTATCCAAGCATCATATAGAGATCCAGAAGATTTTAAACTGCTTATGGATGATTTAGAAGATTATTTAACCAGTAATAATATTGTTTATGCCGAAGTATTTGTGGCTCCTACATCATTTTTAAAAAATGGTTTTATTTTTCAAGACATTATGAATGTTCTTGTTTCTGGTGCCGATAGGATATTTAAAGAAAAGAGTATTGATATAAAGTTTATAATAGACGTATCTAGGGGATTTGGCTTAGAAAATGCCATGAAAAATTTAGATTTAACCCTGGAGTTTAATCATCCAAGGATAATAGGGATAGGTCTAGGCGGGGCAGAAAAAGTTGGAAATGCAGAGGATTTTGTAACAGTTTTTGATAAAGCAAGAGAGCACGGACTGCATCTTGTTGCCCACGCTGGTGAGGATGCTGACTATAAATCTATAAATGCTGCAGTAGATATTCTAAAAGTCGAAAGAATTGGCCATGGTATATCAGCTATGGAAAATGAAGAGTGTATGAACCATTTGAAAGAGCTTAAAATTCCCTTAGAAGTATGTCCCACTAGTAATCTTTTTACTAAAGCTTATGTTCAAAATATAGGTAGCCATCCAATTAAGAGTTTTTTTGATAAGGGAATATTTATAACAGTTAACTCTGATGATCCTACAATTTTTGGCTCTACCTTGTTAGAAGAGTATGTTCTTCTTCTAGAAAATGAAATATTTAATAAAAAAGAGATTGGACAACTTATCCTAAATAACTTATTTGCTACATTTATGGATAAAGATAAGAAGGATAGTTTAGAAATTAAAATACGGGAAACCTTGAACAATAAGGGTTATCTTTAG
- the hisH gene encoding imidazole glycerol phosphate synthase subunit HisH: MKIGIVDYNAGNLTSVVSALSFIGSDYVVSSEHSVLMGCDKLIFPGVGEANWAMEQLRVRDLERSLREFKKSGKPILGICLGSQIILDHSQESDTNCLGLVPGEAKHFPKDMGLKIPHIGWNTVEHNGKGIFRGIPKEASFYFVHSYYVEPKDKKNVIGKTTYGIEFCSSVEYENITAFQFHPEKSGEVGLQLLRNFVEA; the protein is encoded by the coding sequence ATGAAAATAGGGATTGTAGATTATAATGCAGGAAATCTTACAAGTGTAGTCTCTGCTTTAAGTTTTATAGGTTCTGACTATGTGGTTTCTTCTGAACACTCTGTTTTAATGGGGTGTGACAAATTGATATTCCCTGGAGTAGGTGAAGCAAACTGGGCTATGGAGCAACTAAGAGTTAGGGATTTAGAGAGGAGTTTAAGGGAATTTAAAAAGAGTGGGAAACCTATTTTAGGTATCTGTCTTGGATCTCAGATTATTCTTGATCACTCCCAGGAGAGCGATACTAACTGTCTTGGATTGGTTCCAGGAGAGGCAAAACACTTTCCAAAGGATATGGGGTTAAAGATTCCCCACATAGGTTGGAATACCGTTGAGCATAATGGTAAGGGTATTTTTAGAGGTATTCCAAAGGAAGCATCTTTCTATTTTGTGCACTCTTACTATGTAGAACCAAAGGATAAAAAAAATGTTATAGGAAAAACAACTTATGGCATTGAGTTTTGTTCAAGTGTAGAATATGAGAATATTACTGCTTTTCAGTTTCATCCAGAGAAATCTGGGGAAGTAGGTTTACAACTTCTTCGTAACTTTGTAGAGGCTTAA
- the ileS gene encoding isoleucine--tRNA ligase, with amino-acid sequence MYKQVDPRVSFPLMEEEILKFWKEKDIFKRSIEQREGCQEYIMFDGPPFATGLPHFGHFVPGTIKDIFPRYQTMKGKKVERRFGWDCHGLPVEFEMEKELGISGKTEIEKYGIPEFNEKCRSIVLRFTKEWESVINRLGRWVDFDNDYKTMDPDYMESIWWVFKQLWDKELVYEGHRIMPYCPRCSTVLSTHELNMGGYEDVHDNAITVKFKLKDEDNTFFMAWTTTPWTLPSNLALAVGPEIEYVKVKDKDEDCYYIMAKERVSAYYKLEEGESLDIVWEKKGSDLLGLSYEPLMPYFEDAVEQGAFKVFTADYVTTDSGTGIVHIAPGFGEDDHLVLKGTGIKTVCPIDGECKFTGEIPDYKDRYVKDCDKDITNRLKEEGKLIKREQYLHSYPHCWRCKSPLIYRAISSWFIDVDQIKDKMLSANEQINWVPSHLQKGRFGKWLEGAREWSVSRNRYWGNPIPIWQCPDCKKDICIGSRQELENLSGKTDIDDLHKHFVDDITIPCSCGGTMKRVEEVLDCWFESGAMPYAQNHYPFENKEMFEANYPADFISEGLDQTRGWFYTLTVLAAALFDKPAFKNVVVNGLVLAADGKKMSKSLRNYTDPMEVINNFGADALRLFLMHSSVVKGEGLKYSDDGVKDVLKSIILPLWNAYSFFITYANIDNVTIKQGPKNPENPLDKWIISETETLIANVTEKLDAYDVREAIDEFVKFIDSLNNWYIRRSRKRFWKSESDNDKTEAYQAIWYALMNLVKVACPFVPYISEEIYQNLRTEDMPESVHLCDFPVAKVENRDERLELKMSLTRQAVSMGRALRSLHTLKTRQPLKSMFMVTRDENEKSVLLEMSDIIKEELNVKEVLLRENEEELVEYSCKANFKVLGKLLGKNMKNAAAEISKLDGSAIKGLLEGKTLTVSYVGSNKTEQDVEITEEHVVISRAEKEGLKVLNEGMLTIALDAVLTDELIQEGIVRDIIRGVNNLRKDSNLEVVDRISLGIEGSDKVKEAAESFKEYLLNETLATTLDFTSKEFSNEVSCGDETCTIFLEKA; translated from the coding sequence TTGTATAAGCAAGTAGACCCAAGGGTAAGTTTTCCTTTAATGGAAGAAGAAATATTAAAGTTCTGGAAGGAAAAGGATATTTTTAAAAGATCTATTGAACAAAGAGAAGGCTGCCAAGAGTATATTATGTTTGATGGACCTCCATTCGCAACCGGACTTCCCCATTTTGGGCACTTTGTTCCAGGAACTATAAAGGATATATTCCCAAGATATCAAACAATGAAGGGTAAAAAAGTAGAGAGACGATTTGGGTGGGACTGTCATGGTCTGCCTGTAGAGTTCGAAATGGAGAAAGAGCTTGGAATCTCTGGTAAAACAGAGATTGAGAAGTACGGTATACCTGAGTTTAATGAAAAATGTCGATCTATTGTATTAAGATTCACAAAAGAGTGGGAGTCTGTAATAAACCGTTTAGGTAGATGGGTAGACTTTGATAATGATTATAAAACAATGGATCCTGACTATATGGAGTCTATATGGTGGGTATTTAAACAGCTTTGGGATAAAGAGTTAGTATATGAAGGTCATAGAATTATGCCCTATTGTCCTAGGTGTTCCACAGTTCTATCAACCCATGAGTTAAATATGGGTGGGTACGAAGATGTTCACGATAACGCTATAACAGTAAAGTTTAAGTTAAAAGATGAAGACAATACATTTTTTATGGCATGGACTACAACACCATGGACACTACCTAGTAACTTAGCTTTAGCTGTAGGGCCTGAAATAGAGTATGTTAAAGTTAAGGATAAGGATGAAGATTGTTATTATATAATGGCTAAGGAGAGGGTTTCTGCCTACTACAAGCTAGAAGAAGGGGAGAGCCTTGATATAGTTTGGGAGAAGAAGGGTAGTGACCTTTTAGGTTTATCCTATGAACCTTTAATGCCATACTTTGAAGATGCAGTAGAGCAGGGAGCTTTTAAAGTTTTTACAGCAGACTATGTAACTACTGATAGTGGTACAGGTATTGTTCATATTGCTCCAGGATTTGGTGAGGACGACCACCTTGTATTAAAGGGAACAGGAATTAAAACAGTTTGTCCGATAGATGGTGAGTGTAAATTTACTGGAGAAATTCCTGATTATAAAGATAGGTATGTAAAAGATTGTGATAAAGATATAACTAATAGACTCAAGGAAGAGGGTAAGTTAATAAAAAGAGAGCAGTATCTTCATAGTTACCCCCACTGCTGGAGGTGTAAAAGCCCTCTAATTTATAGAGCTATAAGTTCATGGTTTATAGATGTAGACCAGATTAAAGATAAAATGTTAAGTGCAAATGAGCAGATTAACTGGGTTCCTTCCCATTTACAAAAAGGGCGTTTTGGTAAGTGGTTAGAAGGAGCTAGGGAGTGGTCTGTATCTAGAAATAGATATTGGGGTAATCCTATTCCTATATGGCAGTGTCCTGATTGTAAAAAGGATATCTGTATTGGTTCAAGACAAGAGTTAGAAAATCTATCAGGGAAAACTGATATAGATGACCTACATAAACACTTTGTTGATGATATTACTATTCCATGTAGTTGTGGTGGAACAATGAAAAGGGTTGAAGAGGTATTAGACTGTTGGTTTGAATCTGGAGCTATGCCCTATGCTCAAAACCACTACCCATTTGAAAATAAAGAGATGTTCGAAGCCAACTATCCTGCAGATTTTATATCTGAAGGTTTAGACCAGACTAGGGGTTGGTTTTACACTTTAACTGTTTTAGCAGCAGCACTTTTTGATAAACCTGCATTTAAAAATGTTGTTGTTAATGGTTTAGTTTTAGCAGCAGATGGTAAAAAAATGTCCAAGAGTCTTAGAAACTATACAGACCCAATGGAAGTTATAAACAATTTTGGTGCAGATGCCCTAAGGCTATTTTTAATGCATAGTTCTGTGGTTAAGGGTGAGGGATTAAAATACTCTGACGATGGGGTAAAAGATGTATTAAAATCAATAATTCTACCACTTTGGAACGCATACTCCTTCTTTATTACATATGCTAATATTGATAATGTTACAATTAAGCAGGGACCTAAAAACCCTGAAAACCCATTAGATAAGTGGATAATATCTGAAACAGAGACATTAATCGCCAATGTAACAGAAAAATTAGATGCCTATGATGTAAGAGAAGCCATAGATGAGTTTGTTAAGTTTATTGACTCATTAAATAATTGGTATATAAGAAGAAGTCGAAAGAGATTCTGGAAGTCAGAGAGTGATAATGATAAAACAGAAGCTTACCAAGCAATTTGGTACGCTTTAATGAACCTTGTAAAAGTTGCTTGTCCATTTGTTCCATATATTTCAGAGGAGATCTATCAAAACCTAAGGACAGAGGATATGCCAGAATCTGTTCATCTATGTGATTTCCCTGTAGCAAAAGTGGAGAATAGGGATGAGAGACTAGAGTTAAAAATGTCCTTAACTAGACAGGCTGTATCTATGGGACGTGCGTTAAGATCTCTACATACACTAAAAACCAGGCAGCCTTTAAAATCTATGTTTATGGTAACTCGGGATGAAAACGAGAAGAGTGTACTACTTGAAATGTCTGATATAATTAAAGAAGAGCTAAATGTTAAAGAGGTTCTTTTAAGAGAGAATGAAGAGGAGTTAGTAGAGTATAGCTGTAAGGCAAACTTTAAAGTACTTGGTAAACTGTTAGGTAAAAACATGAAAAATGCAGCAGCTGAAATTAGTAAGCTAGATGGTTCTGCAATAAAGGGATTATTAGAGGGTAAAACTTTAACTGTATCCTATGTTGGTTCCAATAAAACAGAACAGGATGTGGAAATAACTGAAGAGCATGTTGTAATTTCAAGGGCCGAGAAAGAGGGGCTTAAGGTATTAAACGAGGGAATGTTAACAATAGCCTTAGACGCAGTTTTAACTGATGAGTTAATTCAGGAAGGTATAGTTCGAGACATAATTCGTGGTGTTAATAATTTAAGAAAAGATAGTAACCTTGAAGTTGTAGATAGAATTAGTCTAGGAATAGAGGGTTCAGATAAAGTTAAAGAGGCAGCAGAGAGTTTTAAAGAGTATTTATTAAATGAAACTTTAGCTACAACTTTAGATTTTACATCAAAGGAGTTCTCCAATGAAGTATCATGTGGAGATGAAACATGCACAATCTTTTTAGAAAAAGCATAA